The following proteins are co-located in the Rhodococcus opacus B4 genome:
- a CDS encoding SRPBCC family protein, whose translation MRIAGTALLTAPPEAVYDNLQDGKVLAATIPGVQSLEQLSDNHYKLSITAGVASIKGTYDGEVILSQQNRPQSFVMTASGAGAPGTVKADVTVRLEERDGGTLLSYDADAVVGGMVGGVGQRMITGVAKKMAGVFFKGIDGVIANGIPPAEVAAAAGEAPAVAGVAAAAPVPAAAPARMRAPEGTSTTTVLASAALGAGIALAGVLVGGILVRGTCSK comes from the coding sequence ATGAGAATCGCCGGCACCGCCCTACTGACGGCCCCACCGGAGGCCGTGTACGACAACCTGCAGGACGGAAAGGTCCTCGCGGCGACCATCCCCGGCGTGCAGTCCCTCGAGCAGCTCAGCGACAACCACTACAAGTTGTCCATCACCGCGGGCGTCGCGTCCATCAAGGGCACCTATGACGGCGAAGTGATTCTGTCGCAGCAGAACCGGCCCCAGTCGTTCGTGATGACGGCCTCGGGGGCCGGCGCACCCGGCACCGTGAAGGCCGACGTGACGGTGCGGCTCGAGGAACGCGACGGCGGCACCCTGCTCAGCTACGACGCGGACGCCGTCGTCGGCGGCATGGTCGGCGGCGTCGGGCAGCGGATGATCACCGGTGTCGCGAAGAAGATGGCCGGGGTGTTCTTCAAGGGCATCGACGGCGTGATCGCCAACGGCATCCCACCGGCCGAGGTCGCTGCGGCGGCGGGCGAGGCGCCTGCGGTCGCCGGTGTCGCGGCGGCAGCCCCGGTTCCCGCGGCGGCCCCCGCGCGGATGCGGGCGCCCGAGGGAACGTCCACGACAACCGTTCTCGCGTCGGCCGCATTGGGCGCGGGTATCGCCCTCGCCGGTGTCCTCGTCGGCGGCATCCTCGTGCGGGGCACCTGCTCGAAGTAG
- the cutA gene encoding aerobic carbon-monoxide dehydrogenase large subunit: MSVTKPRTKSAGTKASGPAIVESEKLFGKPIPRTEDARLLSGNGRYLDDLGHNALIAAFVRSPHAHARITGIDIDAALDLPGVHAIYTYDDLVDDSPEMAENLPLLIPHPAITAPRNGYPLAKDEVNHVGEAIAMVVADSRYIAEDACAKIDVTYEMLAPVVGIDVARQADNAVHPDVPDNVAAHLQHGFGDVDAELAKAPHRLTLNLEIERSASMPMEGKGVYARWDTDEQALTFWTSTQTSTSARAAIAARLKMAHNKVHCIAPDVGGGFGVKIVHPWPEEVMVTWAARQLGTAGISSEVKWVEDRREHFVSSAHERGQIQEVTVGFDDDGTLLAFDFTFWHDNGAYLPYGIIVMLNTSTQVLGPYKPKSFRVDAYSLYTNTVIVTPYRGAGRPQAVFAMERAMDAIAKYLGKDVIEVREHNFIRPEEMPYDFHLTFQDGRPLIYDTGNYQAGIDKLKKLIDWDGFAEYKKQAKAEGRAVGIGIGAYVEGTGPGPYEGAHVLVETSGKVKAATGLTTQGQGHQTAFAQIVADDLGVPVTDVEIVTGDTRRFGYAVGTFASRGAVMSGSAFHVAAQMVADKARTIAGEALNLDPAELELREGHVCKIGTLPGAEGTSISLGVVAVLSNPLRYAFDDASRQATGFAKADTDMTIPPVREGEQPGLEATGYYSPPTSTFASGVHAAIVETDPVTAEITVRRYAVIHDCGNVINPRIVEGQVMGAVAQGVGGALYEKIVYDEHGQMLNASYMDFLMPFVTEMPDSLEMDHTVTPSGLNPLGMKGAGEAGVIPTSAVIAAAIEDAEGFPITSMPISPSELFELRLAHASSQSKENE, encoded by the coding sequence ATGAGCGTCACGAAACCCCGCACCAAGTCGGCGGGCACCAAGGCAAGCGGACCGGCGATCGTCGAATCCGAGAAGCTGTTCGGCAAGCCGATTCCCCGCACGGAGGACGCCCGGCTGCTGTCCGGCAACGGACGCTACCTCGACGACCTCGGCCACAACGCGCTCATCGCCGCGTTCGTCCGATCGCCGCACGCGCACGCCCGCATCACCGGAATCGACATCGATGCCGCCCTGGATCTGCCCGGCGTGCACGCGATCTACACGTACGACGACCTGGTGGACGACTCCCCGGAGATGGCCGAGAATCTGCCGCTGCTCATCCCGCACCCGGCGATCACCGCCCCGCGCAACGGGTATCCGCTGGCCAAGGACGAGGTGAACCACGTCGGTGAGGCGATCGCGATGGTGGTCGCCGACAGCCGGTACATCGCCGAGGATGCGTGCGCCAAGATCGACGTCACGTACGAGATGCTCGCACCGGTCGTGGGCATCGACGTGGCGCGGCAGGCGGACAACGCGGTGCACCCGGATGTCCCCGACAACGTGGCGGCGCACCTGCAGCACGGGTTCGGCGACGTGGACGCGGAACTGGCGAAGGCCCCGCACCGGCTGACCCTGAACCTCGAGATCGAGCGGTCGGCGTCGATGCCGATGGAGGGCAAGGGCGTCTACGCCCGCTGGGACACCGACGAGCAGGCGCTCACGTTCTGGACGTCCACGCAGACGTCGACGTCGGCGCGCGCGGCGATCGCGGCGCGACTGAAGATGGCGCACAACAAGGTCCACTGCATCGCCCCCGACGTCGGCGGCGGCTTCGGTGTCAAGATCGTGCACCCGTGGCCGGAGGAGGTCATGGTGACCTGGGCTGCGCGGCAACTCGGGACGGCGGGCATCTCCAGCGAGGTCAAATGGGTCGAGGACCGGCGCGAGCACTTCGTGTCGAGCGCCCACGAGCGCGGCCAGATCCAGGAGGTGACCGTCGGTTTCGACGACGACGGCACACTCCTCGCGTTCGACTTCACGTTCTGGCACGACAACGGCGCCTACCTGCCGTACGGCATCATCGTCATGCTGAACACATCGACGCAGGTGCTCGGGCCGTACAAGCCGAAATCGTTCCGGGTGGACGCGTACTCGCTGTACACGAACACCGTCATCGTCACGCCCTACCGCGGCGCCGGCCGCCCGCAGGCCGTGTTCGCGATGGAACGCGCGATGGACGCCATCGCGAAGTACCTCGGCAAGGATGTCATCGAGGTCCGCGAGCACAATTTCATCCGGCCGGAGGAGATGCCGTACGACTTCCACCTCACGTTCCAGGACGGCCGCCCGCTGATCTACGACACCGGCAACTACCAGGCCGGTATCGACAAGCTGAAGAAGCTCATCGACTGGGACGGGTTCGCCGAGTACAAGAAGCAGGCGAAGGCCGAGGGCCGGGCCGTGGGCATCGGGATCGGCGCCTACGTCGAGGGCACCGGACCCGGACCGTACGAGGGTGCCCACGTTCTCGTCGAGACGTCCGGGAAGGTCAAGGCCGCAACGGGTCTGACCACACAGGGGCAGGGCCACCAGACGGCGTTCGCGCAGATCGTCGCGGACGACCTCGGCGTGCCGGTCACCGACGTCGAGATCGTCACCGGCGACACCCGCCGATTCGGCTACGCCGTCGGCACGTTCGCGTCCCGCGGCGCCGTGATGTCCGGGTCGGCGTTTCACGTGGCCGCGCAGATGGTCGCGGACAAGGCCCGCACCATCGCCGGGGAGGCACTGAACCTCGACCCCGCCGAACTGGAACTTCGCGAGGGGCACGTGTGCAAGATCGGCACGCTGCCCGGCGCCGAGGGCACGTCCATCTCGCTGGGTGTGGTCGCCGTCCTGTCGAACCCGCTGCGCTACGCGTTCGACGACGCGTCGCGGCAGGCCACCGGATTCGCGAAAGCCGACACGGACATGACGATTCCGCCGGTCCGCGAGGGTGAACAGCCCGGACTCGAGGCCACCGGCTACTACTCGCCGCCGACGTCGACGTTCGCGTCCGGTGTGCACGCGGCGATCGTCGAAACCGATCCGGTGACGGCCGAGATCACCGTGCGGCGATACGCCGTCATCCATGACTGCGGCAACGTCATCAACCCGCGGATCGTCGAGGGCCAGGTCATGGGCGCCGTCGCGCAGGGTGTCGGCGGCGCGCTGTACGAGAAGATCGTCTACGACGAGCACGGCCAGATGCTCAACGCGTCGTACATGGACTTCCTGATGCCGTTCGTCACCGAGATGCCCGACTCCCTCGAGATGGACCACACCGTCACCCCCTCCGGCCTCAATCCCCTCGGGATGAAGGGCGCAGGAGAGGCGGGCGTCATCCCGACGTCCGCCGTCATCGCGGCAGCGATCGAGGACGCGGAAGGCTTCCCGATCACGTCCATGCCGATATCCCCTTCCGAGTTGTTCGAGCTTCGCCTCGCGCACGCGTCGTCACAGAGCAAGGAGAACGAATGA
- a CDS encoding (2Fe-2S)-binding protein, with protein MTMAKATRSIDDQLAELQEDTGEQHVAVTFTLNAVTQTVLLPSRTLASDAIRHHLRQTGTHVGCEHGVCGACTVLLDGKPVRSCLVLAASLEGREVTTVEGLVEPDGTLHPVQQAFIDCHGLQCGFCTPGFVTTIAAFLEENDSPTREEATDAIAGNLCRCTGYQNIRAAVLRAAEIKRERSGEFPLGKDDESARASLDRKVRGTTNPVGGRAGRA; from the coding sequence ATGACCATGGCAAAGGCAACACGCAGCATCGACGATCAACTCGCCGAACTGCAGGAAGACACGGGCGAACAGCACGTCGCGGTGACGTTCACGCTCAACGCGGTGACGCAGACGGTGCTGCTGCCGTCGCGCACGCTCGCGTCGGATGCGATCCGGCATCATCTGCGCCAGACCGGGACGCACGTCGGCTGCGAGCACGGGGTGTGCGGCGCGTGCACCGTCCTGCTCGACGGCAAACCCGTGCGCTCGTGCCTGGTGCTCGCCGCGAGCCTCGAGGGCCGGGAGGTCACCACCGTCGAGGGACTCGTCGAACCCGACGGCACCCTGCACCCGGTGCAGCAGGCGTTCATCGACTGTCACGGTCTGCAGTGCGGGTTCTGCACCCCCGGTTTCGTCACGACCATCGCCGCGTTCCTCGAGGAGAACGACTCGCCGACCCGGGAGGAGGCGACCGACGCGATCGCAGGCAACCTCTGCCGGTGCACCGGCTACCAGAACATCCGGGCCGCCGTGCTGCGCGCCGCGGAGATCAAGCGTGAGCGCTCGGGCGAATTCCCGCTCGGCAAGGACGACGAGTCGGCCCGCGCCTCACTCGATCGGAAGGTCCGGGGCACCACCAACCCCGTCGGCGGAAGGGCAGGGCGAGCATGA
- a CDS encoding FAD binding domain-containing protein: MKPSPLTYHRPRSIDEACRILADVAHEGKVLAGGQSLIPLLSMRLAAPAHLVDIGSIPRLDAVSASRELGVTFDALTTHSVLEADRGAARVQPLLGRGLRLVAHPTIRNRGTTVGSIVHADPSAEMPAVLALLGGSITVRSVRGVREIRSTDLFAGPLESTLEPDEIATSVTVPAAEPGVGSAIDEIARRHGDYALVGVAAKVRVEDGAVAEAHMTYVSAGELGEVVDYTDILRGASATDDRDPLWRNLSEFARERIDTEPDIHATARYRSQLVAALTARVGFAAAQDAVLDGAAVHVSAGGR, translated from the coding sequence ATGAAACCGTCGCCACTGACTTATCACCGACCTCGGTCGATCGACGAGGCCTGTCGGATTCTCGCGGACGTGGCTCACGAGGGAAAGGTGCTCGCGGGCGGGCAGTCGCTGATCCCGCTGCTTTCGATGCGGCTGGCCGCACCGGCGCACCTCGTCGACATCGGATCGATCCCCCGGCTGGACGCGGTGTCGGCGTCCCGCGAGCTGGGCGTCACGTTCGACGCCCTGACCACCCACTCGGTGCTCGAAGCCGACCGCGGTGCCGCCCGGGTGCAGCCGCTGCTCGGCCGCGGGCTGCGTCTGGTCGCGCACCCGACCATCCGTAACCGTGGCACGACGGTCGGCTCCATCGTGCACGCCGACCCGTCCGCGGAGATGCCGGCGGTGCTCGCGCTGCTCGGCGGTTCGATCACCGTGCGTTCGGTCCGCGGGGTCCGGGAGATCCGCTCGACCGACCTGTTCGCCGGGCCGCTCGAAAGCACGCTCGAGCCGGACGAGATCGCGACCAGCGTCACGGTCCCGGCCGCCGAGCCCGGTGTCGGGTCGGCCATCGACGAGATCGCCCGCAGGCACGGCGACTACGCCCTCGTCGGGGTCGCGGCCAAGGTCCGGGTCGAGGACGGCGCAGTCGCGGAGGCCCACATGACGTACGTGTCGGCCGGCGAGCTCGGTGAGGTCGTCGACTACACGGACATCCTCCGGGGTGCGTCGGCGACGGACGACCGGGACCCGTTGTGGCGGAATCTGTCCGAGTTCGCGCGCGAACGGATCGACACCGAACCCGACATCCATGCCACGGCGCGGTACCGGTCGCAACTGGTCGCGGCGCTGACCGCCCGGGTCGGGTTCGCGGCCGCGCAGGATGCAGTGCTCGACGGTGCCGCGGTGCACGTGTCGGCGGGAGGAAGATGA
- a CDS encoding uracil-xanthine permease family protein: MPIWTLHGDGKTIAPGEVVAPSERLSWGRTIGLGGQHVVSMFGATFVFPIIMGLNPQLAVMMSGFCTLFFLLVVKGRIPSYLGTSAAFVGGIAAIRAQGGTSAEVTGAILVSGLVLAGIGVLIHFLGGGVVFKILPPVVTGAVVMLIGFNLAPVVAGTYWPQDQWVALTVMVLLVVASVALRGFLGRVAIFLTLLFGYLLSWVLDVTTGMITSYDPVAGGVTEHFRVNWDGVSSASWIGLPPFSDEANGIVGIHAPSFSLTFIVLVLPGVIALIAENAGHVKAVAEITKTDLDPMMGRALIGDGLATTIATSVGGSPTTTYAENIGVMAATKVYSTAAYAAAGVIAMLLGFSPKFGAVISATPGGVLGGITVVLYGIIGLLGAKIWKENGVDFGNPLNLMPIAAGLIIAIGDVELTFSDSFSLSGIALGTIVVIGMYHLCRVIAPKDADDTDDVGTGRHHPKPTADDGTAPDRVGQLT, from the coding sequence ATGCCTATCTGGACACTGCACGGAGATGGCAAGACCATCGCCCCCGGGGAGGTCGTCGCCCCGAGCGAACGGCTCAGCTGGGGTCGCACGATCGGACTCGGCGGGCAGCACGTGGTCTCGATGTTCGGGGCCACGTTCGTGTTCCCGATCATCATGGGCCTCAATCCTCAACTCGCCGTGATGATGTCGGGTTTCTGCACGCTGTTCTTCCTGCTGGTCGTCAAGGGCCGGATTCCCAGCTACCTGGGGACGTCGGCCGCGTTCGTCGGCGGCATCGCCGCCATCCGGGCGCAGGGCGGCACGTCGGCGGAGGTGACGGGCGCGATCCTGGTGTCCGGTCTGGTGCTCGCCGGCATCGGTGTGCTGATCCACTTCCTCGGTGGCGGGGTGGTGTTCAAGATCCTGCCGCCCGTGGTCACCGGCGCCGTCGTCATGCTGATCGGCTTCAACCTGGCCCCGGTGGTGGCCGGAACGTACTGGCCGCAGGACCAGTGGGTCGCGTTGACGGTGATGGTCCTGCTGGTGGTGGCGAGTGTCGCGCTGCGCGGATTCCTCGGGCGGGTCGCGATCTTCCTGACGCTGCTGTTCGGCTACCTGCTGTCGTGGGTGCTGGACGTGACGACCGGGATGATCACGTCGTACGACCCGGTCGCCGGCGGCGTCACCGAGCACTTCCGCGTCAACTGGGACGGCGTCTCCTCCGCCTCGTGGATCGGGCTGCCACCGTTCTCGGACGAGGCGAACGGCATCGTGGGCATTCACGCGCCGTCGTTCAGTCTCACGTTCATCGTCCTGGTTCTGCCCGGTGTCATCGCCCTGATCGCGGAGAACGCCGGCCACGTCAAGGCCGTCGCCGAGATCACCAAGACCGACCTCGACCCGATGATGGGACGCGCCCTGATCGGCGACGGCCTGGCCACCACCATCGCGACCAGCGTCGGCGGATCCCCGACGACGACGTACGCCGAGAACATCGGCGTCATGGCCGCGACCAAGGTGTACTCGACCGCCGCGTATGCCGCGGCCGGGGTGATCGCGATGCTGCTGGGCTTCTCCCCCAAGTTCGGTGCCGTCATCTCCGCGACCCCCGGCGGCGTGCTCGGCGGAATCACGGTGGTGCTGTACGGGATCATCGGCCTGCTCGGCGCGAAGATCTGGAAGGAGAACGGCGTCGACTTCGGCAACCCGCTCAACCTGATGCCGATCGCCGCCGGCCTGATCATCGCGATCGGTGACGTGGAGCTGACGTTCAGCGACAGCTTCTCCCTGAGCGGCATCGCCCTCGGCACGATCGTGGTGATCGGGATGTACCACCTGTGCCGCGTCATCGCCCCGAAGGACGCCGACGACACAGACGATGTCGGCACCGGCCGGCACCATCCGAAGCCCACCGCGGACGACGGAACGGCGCCCGACCGGGTGGGCCAGCTCACGTGA
- a CDS encoding PucR family transcriptional regulator yields MTTRDAGPGLDLPPQSFTDVLASDLLASPTLVAGATGTTREVSNVAVMAVPDIGPWLRTGQLLITTTAVLGRLVEPIDAFLTRLDRRGVAGLAVRLDDDTAALPAEMTAAADELGLPVVVVAASQEHPLSGALVELSAQQVDAVFEADRLRRVLVDVVMAGGGFAELAVAVAGDLGGAVLITTPDGRQLCRAGDESELRRLASSAALDSTGRVRTDSTEGGLGLHRLGDESIAVSAISANGIDHGRLVHFRTGDLLHSEDLYLVEQAAAVCALVVARELVVSSVEEKHRANFVRDLLLGRGGEHEHVVAHAKTFGWDLDRPVVVVVIEPDPVGEDEPSMPTRMPLVERQARAFTSAVAGRDAGAAVTALPTETVILMGVGTDTMNLVHELVATVRGAGGGGRRAFGVGVSRPTDSVDGIPALYGQARTALKVGRQITGAWAVTHFDDLGVYRLLSLVEDDRELESFAQETLRELTADTPEAQDMRRTLEVLLATNINIAETARQLHFHYNTLRYRVVKLEKMLGSFTDHPELRLDLSLALKIMAMRGINS; encoded by the coding sequence GTGACGACGAGGGATGCCGGGCCGGGTCTCGACCTTCCCCCGCAGTCGTTCACCGATGTGCTGGCGTCCGATCTGCTCGCCTCCCCGACGCTGGTCGCCGGCGCGACCGGCACCACCCGCGAGGTGTCGAACGTCGCCGTGATGGCGGTGCCGGACATCGGGCCGTGGCTCCGGACCGGACAGTTGCTGATCACCACGACCGCGGTGCTCGGCCGGCTGGTCGAGCCGATCGACGCGTTTCTCACCCGCCTCGACCGGCGGGGCGTCGCCGGGCTCGCGGTGCGGCTCGACGACGACACCGCGGCGCTGCCGGCCGAGATGACCGCTGCGGCCGACGAACTCGGGCTTCCCGTCGTCGTGGTCGCAGCCTCGCAGGAACATCCGCTGTCCGGTGCCCTCGTGGAGTTGTCCGCGCAGCAGGTCGACGCCGTGTTCGAGGCGGACCGGTTGCGCAGAGTGCTCGTCGACGTCGTGATGGCCGGCGGCGGGTTCGCCGAACTCGCGGTTGCGGTCGCGGGTGACCTGGGCGGGGCCGTGCTGATCACGACCCCCGACGGACGCCAGTTGTGCCGGGCCGGCGACGAGTCCGAGCTGCGCCGGCTGGCGTCGAGTGCGGCGCTCGATTCCACCGGACGGGTCCGCACCGATTCGACCGAGGGCGGTCTCGGCCTGCACCGGCTCGGCGACGAGTCCATCGCGGTCTCCGCCATCTCGGCCAACGGCATCGACCACGGGCGGCTGGTGCACTTCCGCACCGGAGACCTGCTGCACAGCGAGGACCTGTATCTCGTCGAGCAGGCGGCGGCGGTGTGCGCCCTGGTGGTGGCCCGCGAACTGGTGGTCTCCTCGGTGGAGGAGAAACACCGCGCCAACTTCGTCCGCGACCTGCTGCTCGGCCGCGGCGGCGAACACGAGCACGTCGTCGCACACGCCAAGACGTTCGGCTGGGACCTGGATCGTCCCGTGGTGGTCGTGGTGATCGAGCCCGACCCGGTCGGTGAGGACGAACCGTCGATGCCCACCCGGATGCCGCTCGTCGAACGGCAGGCGCGAGCCTTCACCAGCGCCGTCGCGGGCCGTGATGCGGGTGCCGCCGTCACCGCGCTGCCGACGGAGACGGTGATCCTCATGGGCGTCGGCACCGACACGATGAACCTCGTCCACGAACTCGTCGCCACCGTGCGCGGCGCCGGCGGCGGTGGCCGCCGGGCGTTCGGGGTGGGCGTGTCCCGGCCGACGGACTCGGTGGACGGCATCCCCGCCCTCTACGGGCAGGCCCGGACCGCACTGAAGGTGGGGCGGCAGATCACCGGCGCGTGGGCGGTGACGCATTTCGACGACCTCGGCGTCTACCGGTTGCTGAGCCTCGTCGAGGACGACCGCGAACTCGAGTCTTTCGCGCAGGAGACCCTGCGTGAGCTGACGGCCGACACCCCCGAGGCGCAGGACATGCGGCGCACCCTCGAGGTGCTGCTCGCCACCAACATCAACATCGCCGAAACCGCACGTCAACTGCACTTTCACTACAACACCCTGCGGTACCGGGTGGTGAAGCTGGAGAAGATGCTCGGGTCGTTCACCGATCACCCCGAACTGCGCCTCGACCTGTCGCTCGCCCTCAAGATCATGGCGATGCGCGGCATCAATTCCTAA